In a single window of the Arthrobacter zhangbolii genome:
- a CDS encoding alpha/beta fold hydrolase has protein sequence MKTDIRTRNNVRVLGRTEGPVLLFAHGFGCDQGMWQHVLPYFTDDYKVVVFDHVGAGGSDLDAYEPEKYSTLDGYVSDVLELCEDLDLEDVTFIGHSVSAMMAVAAAARKPDRLGRIILVAPSASYMDYPEDGYTGGFSRADLDDLLVSLDTNYLVWAATMAPVIMGNPDTPALGTRLEDSFCRVNPAIARQFARVAFLSDVRHLLKDVSLPTLIMQASADLLAPDHVGVYLQERIPGSTLVRMEATGHLPHVSAPKETAGIISQYLQQST, from the coding sequence ATGAAGACTGATATCCGGACCCGGAACAACGTTCGAGTGCTCGGACGCACGGAGGGCCCGGTATTGCTTTTCGCGCACGGGTTCGGCTGCGACCAGGGGATGTGGCAGCATGTGCTGCCGTATTTCACCGATGACTACAAGGTCGTCGTCTTTGACCACGTGGGCGCCGGCGGCTCGGACCTCGATGCCTATGAACCGGAAAAGTACTCCACGCTGGACGGCTACGTTTCCGACGTCCTGGAACTGTGTGAGGACCTTGACCTGGAGGATGTCACCTTCATCGGCCACAGCGTCAGCGCCATGATGGCCGTGGCCGCGGCGGCAAGGAAGCCCGACCGGCTGGGCCGGATCATCCTCGTGGCTCCCTCCGCCAGCTACATGGACTACCCGGAGGACGGATATACAGGTGGTTTCAGCCGCGCCGACCTCGACGACCTGCTGGTCTCCCTGGACACCAATTATCTGGTCTGGGCAGCAACCATGGCACCGGTCATCATGGGAAACCCCGACACTCCCGCCCTGGGCACCCGCTTGGAGGACAGCTTCTGCCGGGTCAACCCGGCCATCGCCCGCCAGTTTGCGCGGGTGGCCTTCCTGTCCGACGTCCGCCACCTTCTGAAGGACGTTTCCCTTCCCACGCTGATCATGCAGGCCTCCGCAGACCTGCTCGCCCCGGATCACGTGGGCGTCTATCTGCAGGAACGCATCCCCGGCAGCACGCTGGTGCGGATGGAAGCTACCGGCCACCTTCCGCATGTGAGCGCGCCTAAGGAGACGGCAGGCATCATCTCGCAGTATCTGCAGCAGTCGACGTAA
- a CDS encoding ammonium transporter, with translation MDSGNTAWLLASSALVCLMIPGIAFFYGGMVGSRRILNMMMMCFGGASLVAVLWVLYGYSAAFGNSLGGVGLLGNPLEFFGLSELLTEDPAASIPLALFAAFQLMFACVTTALVAGSAAGRMKFGAWMVFAGLWASLVYFPVAHWVFAFDNADGTVTGGWIANQLGAIDFAGGTAVHLNAGVAALALALVLGRSKGWPHSHGQPHSRPLILLGASLLWIGWYGFNAGSALSAGHSAAVVFLNTAVAAAAGLLGWALMERMRLGRSSSLGAASGLIAALVAITPACGAVSPLGAVAIGAIAGLVCSLAIELKFRLGFDDSLDVVGVHAVGGLLGTLLIGLFATDAAPNGVSGLFYGGGFSLLGIQALACLAVLVYSFAVTWLIAKVLQLTIGLRIPEESELKGIDLIAHSESAYRNDEEPVELGAPARS, from the coding sequence ATGGACTCTGGAAACACGGCCTGGCTGCTGGCCAGTTCCGCGCTGGTCTGTCTGATGATCCCCGGCATCGCTTTTTTCTACGGCGGCATGGTGGGTTCACGGCGAATCCTGAACATGATGATGATGTGCTTTGGCGGAGCCAGCCTGGTAGCCGTCCTCTGGGTGCTGTACGGCTATTCCGCGGCCTTCGGCAACTCGCTGGGCGGGGTAGGGCTGCTGGGAAACCCGCTGGAGTTCTTCGGACTGTCCGAACTGCTCACCGAGGATCCCGCGGCATCCATCCCGCTGGCACTATTCGCCGCCTTCCAACTGATGTTCGCGTGCGTCACCACGGCCCTGGTGGCCGGGTCCGCCGCCGGGCGGATGAAGTTCGGCGCGTGGATGGTCTTCGCCGGCCTCTGGGCCTCGCTGGTCTATTTCCCGGTAGCGCACTGGGTCTTCGCATTCGACAATGCCGACGGAACGGTGACCGGCGGCTGGATTGCCAACCAGCTGGGCGCCATCGACTTTGCCGGCGGCACCGCGGTGCATTTGAACGCCGGGGTTGCCGCCCTGGCGCTGGCCCTGGTCCTGGGCCGGAGCAAGGGCTGGCCGCACTCACACGGCCAGCCGCACAGCCGGCCGCTGATCCTCCTCGGAGCCAGCCTGCTGTGGATCGGCTGGTACGGGTTCAACGCCGGGTCCGCGCTGAGCGCCGGGCACTCGGCCGCCGTCGTTTTCCTGAATACCGCCGTGGCCGCTGCGGCCGGCCTGCTCGGCTGGGCGCTGATGGAACGTATGCGCCTGGGCCGCTCCTCCAGCCTCGGAGCGGCATCCGGACTGATTGCCGCCCTCGTGGCCATCACCCCGGCCTGCGGTGCCGTCAGCCCGCTGGGCGCCGTAGCCATTGGGGCAATTGCCGGGCTGGTCTGCTCGCTGGCCATTGAGCTGAAGTTCCGGCTGGGCTTTGACGATTCCCTGGACGTGGTGGGGGTCCACGCCGTCGGCGGCCTGCTGGGCACTCTGCTGATCGGCCTGTTCGCCACCGACGCGGCACCCAACGGGGTCAGCGGCCTGTTCTACGGCGGTGGTTTCTCGCTGCTGGGCATCCAGGCGCTGGCCTGCCTGGCGGTGCTGGTGTACTCGTTCGCGGTGACCTGGCTGATTGCCAAGGTGCTGCAGCTGACCATCGGGCTGCGCATCCCGGAGGAGAGCGAACTCAAGGGCATTGACCTGATCGCCCACTCCGAATCCGCCTACCGCAATGACGAAGAACCCGTGGAACTCGGCGCACCGGCCCGCTCCTAG
- a CDS encoding thiamine pyrophosphate-requiring protein has translation MSERLVADVIVDRLKAWNVQRVFGYSGDGINTVLGAMRRSGDPEFIQVRHEENAAFMAVGHAKYTGGVGVVMSTQGPGAIHLLNGLYDARLDGVPVVAIVGQQSRSVLGSSYMQEVDLMNLTRDVASAFRQQVNSPEQVPLVLDRAFKKALATGTPAVVIIPHDVQQAPAPELEQEHGILNTAPVFRPARTQPGEADVQAAADLINSGQKVALLVGQGARHARAQVHALAEKIGAGITTSLLGKPYVDETAPLAAGTMGHLGTASAGYVLDNCDTLLIIGSNDPWTEFYPTPGSARAVQIDRDASAIGNRYPVEVGITSDAGPALDALIPLLEAKPDTPWRGKVEASVRRWHELARVRAMTDADPVNPERVVWELNKRLPDNAQVAVDVGSSVYWYARQLQLPEGVPAHLSSTLASMGCSVPYGLAAKLAAPDRPVVALSGDGAMQMAGVSELITLSRLWQQWEDPRFVLCVLNNRELAEVTWEQREMEGDPRFEDSQSLPDFKYAEYAKLLGLESIRVEDPELLGEAWDVALAAKRPFLIEVVTDPAVPLLPPFPAGAAQAQTMKDGLAQEGAAGEHSRRLLDTYLAQEEGLYDDL, from the coding sequence ATGAGTGAACGGCTTGTTGCTGATGTGATTGTCGATCGCCTGAAAGCCTGGAACGTGCAGCGCGTCTTCGGGTACAGCGGCGATGGGATCAACACCGTGCTCGGCGCCATGCGCCGCAGCGGAGATCCCGAATTCATCCAGGTCCGGCACGAGGAAAACGCCGCCTTTATGGCTGTGGGGCACGCCAAATACACCGGCGGAGTGGGGGTGGTGATGTCCACGCAGGGCCCGGGAGCCATCCACCTGCTCAACGGACTGTATGACGCACGGCTGGACGGTGTGCCCGTGGTCGCCATTGTCGGCCAGCAGTCCCGCAGCGTGCTTGGGTCCTCCTATATGCAGGAGGTGGACCTGATGAACCTGACCCGGGACGTGGCCTCGGCCTTCCGGCAGCAGGTCAATTCCCCGGAACAGGTGCCGCTGGTCCTGGACCGGGCTTTCAAGAAGGCGCTCGCTACCGGCACACCCGCCGTCGTGATCATTCCGCATGATGTGCAGCAGGCCCCGGCCCCGGAGCTGGAACAGGAACACGGCATCCTGAACACCGCCCCGGTGTTCCGTCCCGCCCGCACCCAGCCCGGCGAGGCTGATGTGCAGGCCGCGGCAGACCTGATCAATTCCGGGCAGAAGGTGGCGCTGCTGGTAGGCCAGGGTGCCCGGCACGCGCGGGCGCAGGTCCATGCCCTGGCGGAGAAGATTGGTGCGGGTATCACCACCAGCCTGCTCGGCAAGCCCTACGTGGATGAAACGGCGCCCCTGGCCGCGGGGACCATGGGGCATCTGGGCACCGCGTCCGCAGGCTACGTGCTGGATAACTGCGACACCCTGCTGATCATCGGCTCCAATGACCCCTGGACCGAGTTCTATCCAACGCCCGGATCGGCCCGGGCCGTGCAGATTGACCGGGATGCCTCGGCCATCGGCAACCGGTACCCGGTGGAGGTGGGCATTACCTCAGACGCCGGTCCCGCACTGGATGCCCTCATTCCACTGCTGGAGGCCAAGCCGGATACACCCTGGCGGGGCAAGGTGGAGGCAAGCGTACGCCGCTGGCACGAGCTGGCCCGGGTCCGCGCCATGACCGACGCGGACCCGGTCAACCCGGAACGCGTGGTCTGGGAACTGAACAAGCGGCTGCCGGACAACGCGCAGGTGGCGGTCGACGTCGGCAGTTCCGTCTATTGGTACGCCCGGCAGCTCCAGCTGCCGGAAGGGGTGCCGGCGCACCTCTCCAGCACCCTGGCGTCCATGGGCTGCTCCGTGCCGTACGGACTGGCGGCGAAACTTGCTGCTCCCGACCGTCCGGTGGTGGCGCTCTCCGGGGACGGTGCCATGCAGATGGCCGGCGTGAGCGAGCTGATCACCCTGAGCCGGCTCTGGCAGCAGTGGGAGGACCCGCGGTTTGTCCTGTGTGTGCTGAATAACCGCGAACTGGCGGAGGTGACCTGGGAGCAGCGCGAGATGGAGGGGGACCCGCGGTTCGAGGACAGCCAGTCGCTGCCGGACTTCAAATACGCCGAATACGCCAAACTGCTGGGCCTGGAAAGTATCCGGGTGGAGGACCCGGAACTGCTGGGGGAGGCCTGGGACGTGGCGCTCGCCGCCAAGCGGCCGTTCCTGATCGAAGTCGTGACAGATCCGGCTGTGCCGCTGTTGCCGCCCTTCCCCGCCGGAGCTGCCCAGGCGCAAACCATGAAGGACGGGCTGGCACAGGAGGGCGCCGCGGGCGAACATTCCCGGCGGCTGCTGGACACCTACCTGGCGCAGGAGGAGGGGCTTTACGACGATCTCTGA
- a CDS encoding dihydrofolate reductase family protein has translation MPKVIYYVASSLDGFIATADNNLDWLLQFGFEPFQAHYDRFIAGVGAVIMGGETYRWLRAEEPDAWAYSQPCWVLTSREETPPPQGDIRFAAGNVEQVLDEARDAAGERNVWVVGGGNVAAQFADAGLLDELWVTYMPVALGSGRRLLPVDRPTRPMQLVATTQFNGGAAELRFSVR, from the coding sequence ATGCCCAAGGTCATCTATTACGTAGCCTCGTCCCTGGATGGCTTTATTGCGACGGCCGACAACAACCTGGACTGGTTGCTGCAGTTCGGCTTCGAGCCCTTCCAAGCGCACTATGACCGGTTCATCGCCGGAGTCGGTGCGGTGATTATGGGTGGAGAAACCTACCGCTGGCTCCGTGCCGAGGAGCCGGATGCCTGGGCCTACAGCCAGCCGTGCTGGGTGCTGACTTCCCGGGAGGAAACCCCGCCGCCGCAGGGCGACATACGGTTTGCCGCCGGGAACGTGGAGCAGGTACTTGACGAAGCCCGGGACGCCGCCGGGGAGCGCAACGTCTGGGTGGTGGGAGGCGGCAATGTGGCGGCCCAATTTGCTGACGCCGGGCTGCTGGACGAACTGTGGGTGACCTACATGCCCGTTGCCCTGGGCAGCGGGCGGCGGCTTCTTCCGGTGGACCGCCCCACCCGGCCCATGCAGCTGGTGGCCACCACCCAGTTCAACGGCGGGGCGGCCGAGCTCCGGTTCTCCGTCCGCTAA